The genomic interval GAAGATAAAAATGGCATCGAGAGGCGGGTTAGCCGGCATTGATATCCGCCATATTTCGCATTGCAGATGCGCGGGCCGCCTGTTTGAGCATGTCGATTTTTATTACGCCAGAGCCGCCGGGATGACTCCTTTCTCCACGAAAAATCACCTACAATGTGCGCGCCTGTTTTATGCGGTGTCAGTCCGACGCCCCGGCTTTCGGCGCTGCGGACATGTTTGGTCAGGGAGTGGAGTGTAATATGGTCAGTGCGCTCTATGTGGTACTCGGCGCAATCTTGTTAATCAAATTGTCGATAGATGTGGTGAAGCTGCGGATGCAGTACCGTGTGGCGTATGGCGATGGCGGTTTTTATGAACTGCAAACCGCGATCCGCGTCCACGGTAACGCAGTGGAATACATCCCTATCGGCGCCATTATGCTGGTGCTGATGGAGATGAACGGCGCCTTAAACGCCATGGTTCATCTGTGCGGCATTCTGCTGATGCTGGGTCGGCTGTGTCATTACTATGGTTTGCGGCATCGGGAGTTCGGTTGGCGGCGTTCCGGTATGGCGGCCACCTATGTGTCGTTGGTGCTGATGGTGGTGTTCAATCTCTATTATTTGCCCTGGGAGCTGGTGTTTACGCTGCGATAACCGCGTTCGCCAGCAGCAGGAATACGCAACATCTGCGACGGTAAGGGCGCCCCCCCTTACCGTCTTTCGTTCATCAACCGCCGCACTTTCTGCTAGAATGCGCCCCTGTTCTTTTCCTGTGTGCTTGTTTCCGCTATGTCAAACCGCGATATGCTTTTTTCCGCCCCCATCGCCAACCTGGGCGACTGGACTTTTGATGAGCGCGTCGCTGAAGTCTTCCCCGACATGATTCAGCGCTCCGTGCCCGGCTACTCGAATATTATTTCCATGATCGGCATGCTGGCGGAACGCTTCGTCCGCCCGGATAGCCGGGTTTACGATCTGGGCTGCTCGCTGGGCGCCGCGACACTGTCAATGCGCCGCAACATTCATGTCCCCGGCTGTCGGATTATCGCCGTCGACAACTCGCCCGCCATGGTGGAGCGTTGCCGTCGCCATATCGAAGCCTTTCGCGCCGACACCCCGGTGGATGTGTGCGAAGCCGATATCCTCGACACCGACATCCATAATGCCTCGCTGGTGGTGCTTAACTTCACCTTGCAATTCATCACGCCGGAGCAGCGTTTGCTTCTGCTGCGCCGTATCTGGCAAGGGTTGCGCCCCGGCGGCGCGCTGGTGCTGTCGGAAAAATTCAGCTTTGAAGACGCCGCCATCGGCGAACTGCTGTTCAATATGCACCTGGATTTCAAACGCGCTAACGGCTACAGCGAGCTGGAGATCAGCCAAAAACGCAGCATGCTGGAAAACGTCATGATCACCGACTCGGTGGAAACCCACAAAGCCCGGTTGCGGGAAGCCGGTTTCGCCCACAGCGAAGTCTGGTTCCAGTGCTTTAACTTCGGCTCGCTGGTGGCGATAAAACCCGAGGACGCCGCATGATCGATTTCGGCCGTTTCTATCAGCAGATCGCCATCGGGCCGCTCAGCCATTGGCTGAATACGCTGCCTGCCCAAATCAGCGAGTGGCAGCAGTCCTCACTGCACGGCGGGTTCAGGCAGTGGCTCAATTCCGTGGAACATCTGCCGGCCTTAACGCCAGATCGGCTCGAGCTGGTCGATGGCGTTAGCGCCGCCATGGATACGCCGCTGTCCGAAGGGCAACGTCTGGGCATCGAGCGCTTGCTGCGCAACCTGATGCCATGGCGCAAAGGCCCGTTTTCGCTCTATGGCGTCGATATCGATACCGAATGGCGTTCCGATTGGAAATGGGATCGCGTTGCGCCGCACATCAGCCCGCTACAGGATCGGCTGATTCTGGATGTCGGCTGCGGCAGCGGCTATCACCTGTGGCGCATGATTGGCGCCGGCGCCCGCATGGCCGTGGGTATCGATCCCACCCAACTGTTCCTGTGCCAATTTGAAGCGGTGCGTAAATTGCTGGGCGATGACCCGCGTGCGCACCTGCTGCCGCTTGGTATCGAGCAGTTGCCGGCGCTCAATGCGTTCGACACCGTGTTTTCCATGGGCGTGCTCTATCACCGCCGTTCGCCGCTCGATCATCTCTGGCAATTGAAAAACCAATTGGTCTCCGGCGGCGAATTGGTGCTGGAAACACTGGTGGTGGAAGGTGACGAGCATTGCGTGCTGGTGCCGGGCGAACGTTACGCCCAAATGCGCAACGTCTATTTCCTGCCGTCGGCGGCGGCACTCACTCAGTGGCTGGAGAAATGTGGTTTTTGCAATATCCGCGTCGTGGATCAAGGCGTAACCACCGTGCAGGAACAGCGCCGCACCGACTGGATGATCAGCGAGTCGCTGGCCGATTTTCTCGACCCCGCTGACCACAGCAAAACGGTGGAAGGCTACCCGGCACCGTTGCGAGCGGTGCTGGTGGCGCAGAAGCCATAAAAAATGCTGGCCGTCATCGGTAAATGGCGGCCAGACCGGTGAAAAAGGCGCTACTCCTGCGCCATACGCAGAATACTGTTGCGACTTATGCGTTAGCGGTTTTAACGATGAGGTTGATGGCCTCTTCTTCGGTCATCGTTCCCTGCTGAATATCAGCCGGGATCTCTTCACCGTTGGTTTCATTTAATAACACGGTGTGCCCGGCGGTATGCAATTCGCCGGAGACCGCATCACCCCGCTCAATATCGTAGTTCTCCTTTAATTTGGCGACGATAAACGCGCCATCAGGATCGCGGATAACGATGAAACCAATGCGATGTTCATGATGCACAACGATTCCACGCATAGCAGGATTCCTTATTCCACAGTGAGAGTGTTGAGCATAGCACCTGCCAGCGGAAATAAACGCTAAGTGCATAACAATTCATGCTTATGCCCTGGTTCTGTTGCGTTCTTCCGGCAATTACCGATTGCCGCGAAGCTGAAAAACCGCCGCCGCGGTAGTGAAAAAAAGCCCCGGCAACACGCCGGGGCCTGGTACTCGCAAGCAGACCGTAAGGGGAATGCTGCGCGGCAAACGTTTTCCGTCTCAACGGCCTGCGCGACGGCATCACCGCCGCCTGTTTGTGGCTGATGATTCGCCGCAACGACACCGACCGCGATCACCCGCTGGAAAGCGGAACATCAATGGATGACGGGCTCAGCGCATTCTTCATCGCTGCGACCATGTCGCCATCCACGCAATAGTGCTGGAACTCGTCCATATCGCCTTCACTACACAACGTCACCCCGACTTTGCGGTAACGCATCGGTGACGGCAACCAGCGCCCGGCCGAGCTGTGCACCTCCTGAATACCGCAATCGCGGAACTTGTGCAGGTTGGTCAAGCGCACGCCGGAGCCAGCCATAATGATTGGACTCCGGCTGACATCATTAAGTTCCCGTAATAGCCGCAATCCGTTTTCGGCGCTGGGTTGTTGGCCGGAAGTCAGCACGCGCGCCACGCCCAAATCCGCCAATTGATCAATCGCATGACGAGGATTGAGGCACATATCGAATGCACGGTGAAACGTCACCGCCAGCCCGCTGCAATGCGCCATCACCCGCCGCATCCGCAGCAGATCGATGTGGCCTTCCTCATCCAGCACCCCAACCACCAAACCGGGGAACCCCATTTCACGGATTTGGTCGATGTCATAAAGCATCGCGGCGAACTCACGGCTGCTGTAGCAGAAATCGCCGCCGCGCGGACGCACCATCGGATGAACCGGAATACTCAGCGTTTCCCGCGCCTGGCGTAGTACGCCGTAACCGGGCGTCAGACCGCCTTCCCGCAATCCGGCGCACAGTTCAATCCGATCCGCGCCAGCCTGCTCGGCCGTCAACGCGCAATCAATGCTGTAACAACACACCTCCAGTTTTGGCATACCTTCCTCCCACAAATATGGCCATTTACAGCGGTGATCACCACGCGCATCCTCGCGTGAAGCATGGTGGCCGACCGCTGTATCCGCCAGAAAATCAACATGATAAAAAAACCGGGCGTCCCGCTTGCGCGCAACACAGGCGCAAGGCGGCGACGCGGCGGGCGTTCCCACGGTCGCAGGCTATCGGGAATGTTTTTGATAGCAGGGAATCTGTCCCGGCTCACTATGGCATCGGCCCCGGCCTGAGGAAGAGAGCCGCATCACACTGGTTCGGGCATTTCGCGGCAAAATATGAGCCACGACACAATTTATCAGCCATACCATGCAGTTAAGCCTGAAAGCAGCGCGCTTATTTCTCACCCGCCGCGTCTTCATCCTGCTCGCTGGCGACGACGTCCTGGATCCTATACGGATGAAACTTGAGCGTGATGCTGCCGTTCGTCACCGCCAGCGTAGGATTGGGTAAACGTTCCTGTTCCCCCTGCGGATGGCTGAATTTCAGT from Musicola paradisiaca NCPPB 2511 carries:
- a CDS encoding MAPEG family protein gives rise to the protein MVSALYVVLGAILLIKLSIDVVKLRMQYRVAYGDGGFYELQTAIRVHGNAVEYIPIGAIMLVLMEMNGALNAMVHLCGILLMLGRLCHYYGLRHREFGWRRSGMAATYVSLVLMVVFNLYYLPWELVFTLR
- the cmoA gene encoding carboxy-S-adenosyl-L-methionine synthase CmoA; this encodes MSNRDMLFSAPIANLGDWTFDERVAEVFPDMIQRSVPGYSNIISMIGMLAERFVRPDSRVYDLGCSLGAATLSMRRNIHVPGCRIIAVDNSPAMVERCRRHIEAFRADTPVDVCEADILDTDIHNASLVVLNFTLQFITPEQRLLLLRRIWQGLRPGGALVLSEKFSFEDAAIGELLFNMHLDFKRANGYSELEISQKRSMLENVMITDSVETHKARLREAGFAHSEVWFQCFNFGSLVAIKPEDAA
- the cmoB gene encoding tRNA 5-methoxyuridine(34)/uridine 5-oxyacetic acid(34) synthase CmoB, giving the protein MIDFGRFYQQIAIGPLSHWLNTLPAQISEWQQSSLHGGFRQWLNSVEHLPALTPDRLELVDGVSAAMDTPLSEGQRLGIERLLRNLMPWRKGPFSLYGVDIDTEWRSDWKWDRVAPHISPLQDRLILDVGCGSGYHLWRMIGAGARMAVGIDPTQLFLCQFEAVRKLLGDDPRAHLLPLGIEQLPALNAFDTVFSMGVLYHRRSPLDHLWQLKNQLVSGGELVLETLVVEGDEHCVLVPGERYAQMRNVYFLPSAAALTQWLEKCGFCNIRVVDQGVTTVQEQRRTDWMISESLADFLDPADHSKTVEGYPAPLRAVLVAQKP
- the cutC gene encoding copper homeostasis protein CutC — its product is MPKLEVCCYSIDCALTAEQAGADRIELCAGLREGGLTPGYGVLRQARETLSIPVHPMVRPRGGDFCYSSREFAAMLYDIDQIREMGFPGLVVGVLDEEGHIDLLRMRRVMAHCSGLAVTFHRAFDMCLNPRHAIDQLADLGVARVLTSGQQPSAENGLRLLRELNDVSRSPIIMAGSGVRLTNLHKFRDCGIQEVHSSAGRWLPSPMRYRKVGVTLCSEGDMDEFQHYCVDGDMVAAMKNALSPSSIDVPLSSG